A single window of Sporosarcina sp. FSL W7-1349 DNA harbors:
- the murD gene encoding UDP-N-acetylmuramoyl-L-alanine--D-glutamate ligase, whose protein sequence is MKNREFFKGMNVLVLGLAKSGVAAANLLHSIGATVTVNDASPDGGNEEVKSLREAGVTVICGGHPPGILDKGFDLVVKNPGIPYHNPVVHEALQRGIPVWTEIELTYRISEAPIIAITGSNGKTTTTTLLFHMLNIGKKHPLIAGNIGTVSCSVAEKAMEDNIIVLEASSFQLMGTEAFRPKISIWTNLYDSHLDYHGSSEAYAEAKFAVTKNQLESDYFIYNADQPEIEKYAASTTATKIPFSLKGRTEFGISADEEGIYWNGEPYVSRSLIMLPGQHNLENILSATAAAILSGCDKIAIENVLSSFTGVRHRMQFVKESKGRKFYNDSKATNTLATKSALTAFNGPIVLLAGGLDRGHSFEELRPYMTNVKAVVCLGETAARFAEFAKSCGVLDILLADSMEDAVQKAFPLSDEGDTILLSPACASWDQYPNFETRGDHFIEAVMNL, encoded by the coding sequence ATGAAAAACCGGGAATTCTTCAAGGGGATGAATGTCCTCGTCCTTGGTCTCGCGAAAAGCGGGGTGGCGGCAGCGAATTTGCTGCATTCGATCGGTGCGACCGTCACAGTGAATGACGCCTCACCCGACGGAGGAAATGAGGAAGTGAAATCGCTTCGTGAAGCGGGGGTCACGGTTATTTGCGGCGGGCATCCTCCCGGAATTCTAGACAAAGGATTTGACTTGGTCGTCAAAAACCCGGGCATCCCTTATCATAATCCGGTAGTCCATGAAGCACTCCAGCGCGGCATCCCAGTCTGGACCGAAATTGAACTTACATATCGCATCAGTGAGGCTCCGATCATTGCCATCACCGGATCGAACGGCAAAACGACCACGACTACTCTCTTATTCCATATGCTCAACATCGGTAAGAAGCATCCGTTGATTGCCGGGAATATCGGAACGGTCTCCTGTTCGGTCGCCGAAAAGGCGATGGAGGACAATATCATCGTATTGGAAGCTTCCTCCTTCCAATTGATGGGGACGGAAGCTTTCCGTCCGAAAATCTCGATTTGGACCAATTTATACGACTCCCATTTGGATTATCATGGTTCGTCAGAAGCCTATGCGGAAGCCAAGTTCGCAGTTACGAAAAACCAATTGGAAAGCGATTATTTTATCTACAACGCCGACCAGCCGGAAATCGAGAAGTATGCCGCTTCCACAACAGCGACGAAAATTCCGTTCTCGCTCAAAGGCAGAACGGAATTCGGGATATCAGCGGATGAGGAAGGAATATATTGGAATGGGGAGCCGTATGTGTCCCGTTCCCTCATCATGCTGCCGGGTCAACACAATTTGGAAAACATTCTCTCCGCCACAGCTGCTGCAATTTTGTCTGGCTGTGATAAAATTGCTATCGAGAATGTACTTAGTTCCTTCACCGGAGTCAGACATCGGATGCAGTTCGTCAAGGAATCGAAGGGACGTAAATTTTACAATGATTCCAAAGCTACCAATACATTAGCGACGAAAAGCGCCTTAACGGCTTTTAACGGACCGATCGTGTTGCTTGCCGGCGGTCTGGACCGGGGGCATTCATTCGAAGAGCTCCGGCCTTATATGACGAATGTCAAGGCGGTAGTCTGCCTGGGAGAAACGGCCGCAAGATTCGCTGAGTTCGCGAAATCTTGCGGTGTACTAGACATCCTGCTCGCCGACAGCATGGAAGACGCGGTTCAGA
- the mraY gene encoding phospho-N-acetylmuramoyl-pentapeptide-transferase has translation MTLATTLTAISVAFIASAILGVFILPVLRRMKFGQSIREEGPESHQKKAGTPTMGGLIFIGSIIITTLALSSIYDVMTTQTIVLLIVFVGFGIIGFLDDFIIVVLKRNLGLTSLQKLAGQIIVAILAFFLLKLGPFDTTVKLPFTDFTIELGVFYVAFLLFWLVGFSNAVNLTDGLDGLVAGTSSIAFGAFGVHALLYGQLDIAMFAFIATGAMLGFLLFNVKPAKVFMGDTGSLALGGALAMTSVLIKQEFLLLVIGIVYVIETLSVIIQVISFKTTGKRVFKMSPIHHHFELSGWSEWKVVLVFWGVAFLAAIVPVMLEVM, from the coding sequence ATGACACTCGCCACGACCTTGACTGCCATTTCGGTAGCATTCATTGCTTCGGCAATACTAGGAGTTTTCATCCTCCCCGTTTTGAGGAGAATGAAATTCGGACAGAGCATCCGGGAAGAGGGACCGGAATCCCATCAGAAGAAAGCGGGAACCCCGACGATGGGCGGTCTCATCTTCATCGGTTCCATCATCATCACCACTCTTGCCCTATCATCGATTTATGATGTGATGACAACCCAGACCATCGTCCTCTTGATCGTCTTTGTCGGTTTCGGGATCATCGGTTTCCTGGATGATTTCATCATCGTCGTTTTGAAGAGGAATCTAGGATTGACCTCCCTGCAAAAATTGGCAGGTCAAATTATCGTCGCCATCTTGGCGTTTTTCCTATTGAAGCTCGGGCCGTTTGATACGACTGTCAAATTGCCATTTACAGATTTCACGATTGAATTGGGCGTATTTTATGTGGCGTTCCTATTGTTTTGGCTTGTTGGATTTTCCAATGCAGTCAATTTGACGGATGGACTGGACGGTCTTGTCGCCGGGACATCATCTATCGCGTTCGGTGCGTTCGGCGTCCACGCGCTGCTGTACGGCCAGCTGGACATTGCCATGTTCGCGTTTATCGCCACCGGGGCGATGCTCGGCTTCCTATTATTCAATGTCAAGCCGGCAAAAGTGTTCATGGGCGATACGGGATCGCTGGCTCTCGGAGGAGCGCTTGCGATGACATCTGTCCTCATCAAGCAGGAATTCCTGCTCCTCGTGATTGGAATCGTCTATGTAATTGAAACACTGTCGGTCATCATTCAAGTGATCAGTTTTAAAACGACAGGCAAACGGGTATTCAAAATGAGTCCGATCCACCATCATTTTGAATTATCCGGTTGGTCGGAATGGAAAGTTGTCCTCGTATTTTGGGGAGTCGCCTTTCTTGCAGCCATCGTTCCTGTCATGTTGGAGGTGATGTAA
- a CDS encoding penicillin-binding transpeptidase domain-containing protein, translated as MIDLQSKKRLRAVFVLFLILLCSVVGKLFYSQIVKHEILKERAEVNWDREIPFGGIRGDILDRNGNLIVGNQLAPTLYFMPSQNEDIESTANTLAAVLDADPAKLEEKMSEKAYMVKLAPEGKNITQDQAEEVAKLQLDGLYTGVDFVRHYPNGELLSRLIGFTGYDGDGLAGIEYAYDEILRGTGDKIRLFTDAKGVPLPHVDDGFKTGKEGASVELTIDLRMQKIVERELLQAMEKYDAEQALSIVMNPKTGEILALASAPTFHPANYQKVDPSIYNRNLPVWMTFEPGSTFKIVTLAAGLEEKLVDLHNEHFYDPGYTMVGNARLRCWKRDGHKDQTFLEVVENSCNPGFIEIGQRLGAEKLSKYIRDFGFGQSTKSGIAGEANGILFSKEAFGPVEQATTAFGQGISVTPIQQVQAVAAAINGGYLYRPYIVKEITDSKGNPLQTFEPDMQRRVIGEEASKQVREALESVVANGSGRNAFTDGLRVGGKTGTAQKVQDGRYKDGDYIVSFIGFAPADDPELLVYTAVDSPKNSVQFGGVIAAPIVGRIIEEIAPLAGISKREGQIEKEYRWGDTLTHRAPDLTGMTRGKIMSQLHTYRIEWHGSGEQVKYQLPAPDTLITIEDVIHVYTE; from the coding sequence ATGATCGATTTACAATCTAAAAAAAGATTACGTGCCGTATTCGTACTATTTCTCATACTGCTTTGTAGTGTCGTAGGGAAGCTGTTTTATAGCCAAATCGTAAAGCATGAAATACTGAAAGAGCGGGCGGAAGTGAATTGGGACCGGGAAATCCCGTTTGGCGGGATACGCGGGGACATTCTCGATCGCAACGGCAATCTGATTGTCGGCAACCAGCTGGCGCCTACTTTGTATTTCATGCCATCCCAAAATGAGGACATTGAAAGTACAGCCAATACGCTCGCCGCCGTCCTAGATGCCGATCCGGCGAAGCTGGAAGAGAAGATGTCCGAAAAGGCGTATATGGTCAAGTTGGCGCCAGAAGGGAAAAATATTACACAGGATCAAGCCGAGGAAGTTGCCAAGCTTCAACTGGATGGCCTGTATACAGGGGTCGATTTTGTCAGGCATTATCCGAATGGCGAATTGCTGTCGAGGCTGATCGGATTCACCGGTTATGACGGCGATGGCCTGGCGGGAATCGAATATGCGTATGATGAAATTTTACGGGGCACCGGCGATAAAATCCGATTGTTCACGGATGCAAAAGGGGTGCCCCTCCCTCATGTGGACGACGGGTTCAAGACGGGCAAGGAAGGAGCATCCGTCGAATTGACGATCGATCTCCGGATGCAAAAGATCGTTGAGCGCGAATTATTGCAAGCAATGGAAAAATATGATGCCGAACAGGCATTGTCCATCGTGATGAATCCGAAAACGGGCGAAATTTTGGCTCTTGCTTCCGCTCCGACCTTCCACCCTGCGAATTATCAAAAGGTAGACCCAAGTATCTATAACCGGAATCTTCCCGTTTGGATGACATTCGAACCGGGATCCACTTTTAAGATTGTCACGTTGGCAGCGGGACTGGAAGAGAAATTGGTCGATCTCCACAACGAGCATTTTTATGATCCAGGCTATACGATGGTCGGCAATGCGAGGCTTCGCTGTTGGAAACGGGATGGGCATAAAGATCAAACCTTCCTGGAAGTCGTCGAAAACTCGTGTAACCCAGGCTTTATCGAAATCGGCCAGCGGCTTGGAGCTGAAAAGCTTTCCAAATACATCCGGGATTTCGGATTTGGCCAATCGACCAAATCGGGGATTGCGGGCGAAGCGAATGGTATTTTATTTTCCAAAGAGGCATTCGGCCCGGTCGAGCAAGCGACGACGGCATTCGGTCAAGGGATTTCCGTAACTCCGATCCAGCAAGTTCAAGCTGTGGCTGCAGCAATTAATGGTGGATATTTATATAGGCCGTATATTGTGAAAGAAATTACGGATTCTAAAGGAAATCCACTGCAAACCTTTGAACCTGATATGCAGCGTCGTGTCATCGGAGAAGAAGCATCGAAGCAGGTGAGGGAAGCGCTTGAGTCCGTTGTTGCCAACGGCTCGGGCCGCAATGCGTTCACCGATGGCCTTCGAGTTGGCGGGAAGACGGGGACTGCTCAAAAAGTGCAGGATGGCCGTTACAAGGATGGCGATTACATCGTATCGTTTATCGGTTTCGCTCCGGCGGATGATCCTGAACTGCTAGTCTATACAGCTGTGGATAGTCCCAAAAACTCCGTCCAATTTGGTGGTGTCATCGCCGCTCCAATCGTCGGAAGAATCATCGAAGAGATAGCCCCATTGGCGGGTATTTCCAAAAGAGAAGGCCAGATTGAAAAAGAATATCGGTGGGGAGACACCCTCACCCATCGGGCACCTGATCTGACAGGGATGACCCGAGGGAAAATCATGAGTCAATTGCATACGTATCGCATCGAATGGCATGGCTCGGGAGAACAGGTAAAATATCAGTTGCCGGCGCCGGATACGTTGATTACGATAGAGGATGTCATTCACGTCTATACGGAATGA
- a CDS encoding penicillin-binding protein, which yields MFVVYGGLFFLLFGRLLFIQITGQAEGRVMATLAEAKYARESILKADRGTIVDRNGELIASDTLSYKLIAVLNEKASKDSKKLRHVVDYEKTAEVLAEHIPLEKEKILSIMTDAKAANADVYQVEFGKAGRDVSHETVMAIREQELPGILFIEDKKRFYPNGVFASYLVGFATREEDKDKNVMTVGKMGLEKTYNDELNGTDGKVNFESDRWGFILPNSKKMITPAQHGHQIELTLDKTIQNFVEDALNRVEKEYSPKKMMVIVANPKTGEILAMSQRPSFHPGTREGLTENWLNEAIEQTIEPGSTTKMFTLAAAIEEKKWDPGAYYKSGQYTVYDRTIRDVVRQGWGTITFLEGFQRSSNVAMAYLLERLGDKKFIEYMHSFGFGKKVGIDLPNEASGIILDRYPSERLTTAYGQGSTVTPIQMIQAATAIANDGVMMKPYVIRSITDPNTGKIVQSRKPEKSGTPISAETAKQVREILASTVTSDIGTGRPFALQEYSVGGKTGTAEISSGGRYLSGNGNYLYSFLGMAPIEDPQLLTYVYVQQPRLGDGEYGSKPVSEVFNSVMESSLKYLNIVPEGETTVEPTALPSFIGKESASAVATLQEEGFVPVVIGEGGIVKGQYPEGSSGLGKGSLVLLKTDGSTTLPDFTGWSKKMVFSFTLLSGLDIRMNGDGYVIEQSLSQGTVVGPEDPLVIHLQPPSEQYKPKEEQAEEETIIGG from the coding sequence ATGTTTGTAGTTTACGGAGGGCTCTTTTTCCTTTTATTCGGAAGATTGCTTTTCATCCAGATCACCGGTCAGGCGGAAGGTCGGGTGATGGCCACCTTGGCTGAAGCAAAATATGCAAGGGAATCCATCCTGAAGGCAGACCGCGGGACAATTGTGGACCGCAATGGCGAATTGATCGCTTCCGACACATTGAGCTATAAACTCATTGCCGTGTTGAATGAAAAGGCGAGCAAGGATTCCAAGAAGCTCCGGCACGTCGTGGATTATGAAAAGACGGCGGAAGTCCTGGCGGAACATATTCCGCTTGAAAAAGAGAAAATCCTATCCATCATGACGGATGCAAAAGCAGCGAATGCGGACGTCTATCAAGTGGAATTCGGCAAGGCAGGACGCGACGTCAGCCATGAAACAGTTATGGCAATCCGGGAACAGGAGCTGCCAGGCATCCTGTTCATCGAAGATAAAAAACGATTTTATCCGAATGGCGTGTTCGCTTCCTACTTGGTCGGGTTTGCGACGAGGGAAGAGGATAAAGATAAAAATGTCATGACCGTCGGCAAAATGGGGCTGGAGAAAACATACAATGATGAATTGAACGGCACCGATGGAAAAGTAAATTTCGAATCCGACCGATGGGGGTTCATCTTGCCGAATTCCAAAAAGATGATCACGCCTGCACAGCACGGTCATCAGATTGAACTGACCCTTGACAAGACAATCCAAAATTTCGTGGAAGATGCACTGAATCGCGTTGAAAAGGAATATTCGCCTAAAAAAATGATGGTCATCGTAGCGAATCCGAAAACAGGTGAAATTCTGGCGATGAGTCAACGGCCGTCCTTCCATCCCGGTACCCGGGAAGGGCTGACGGAAAATTGGTTGAATGAAGCGATCGAACAAACAATTGAGCCGGGTTCGACGACGAAAATGTTCACGTTGGCCGCCGCAATCGAGGAAAAGAAATGGGATCCGGGCGCTTACTATAAGTCAGGGCAATATACCGTATATGACCGGACAATCCGCGACGTCGTCCGCCAAGGATGGGGGACTATCACATTTTTAGAAGGGTTCCAACGATCCTCCAACGTTGCGATGGCCTATTTGCTTGAAAGATTAGGCGATAAAAAATTCATCGAATACATGCATTCCTTTGGTTTCGGTAAAAAAGTCGGCATCGATTTACCGAATGAGGCATCGGGCATCATCTTAGATCGGTATCCAAGTGAGCGGTTGACGACTGCTTACGGACAAGGTTCGACTGTCACACCTATTCAAATGATCCAAGCCGCCACGGCCATCGCCAATGATGGCGTTATGATGAAACCGTATGTCATCCGATCCATTACGGATCCTAATACCGGGAAAATCGTCCAAAGCCGTAAGCCGGAAAAAAGCGGTACGCCAATTTCTGCTGAGACTGCGAAACAAGTGAGGGAGATTCTGGCTTCCACCGTCACATCGGATATCGGTACCGGCAGACCGTTTGCGCTACAGGAATATTCAGTCGGCGGTAAGACCGGTACTGCGGAAATCTCCTCCGGCGGACGCTATTTGTCCGGGAACGGAAATTACCTTTATTCCTTCCTTGGTATGGCTCCCATCGAGGATCCTCAATTGTTGACATATGTCTATGTGCAACAGCCTAGATTAGGAGATGGAGAGTATGGTTCCAAACCGGTTTCGGAGGTGTTCAACTCGGTCATGGAGAGCAGTTTGAAGTATTTGAACATCGTGCCGGAAGGGGAGACGACAGTTGAACCGACTGCACTCCCGTCGTTCATCGGAAAAGAGTCTGCCAGTGCGGTAGCAACACTTCAGGAAGAGGGTTTTGTCCCGGTCGTCATTGGTGAGGGGGGTATTGTCAAAGGGCAATATCCAGAGGGAAGCAGTGGACTTGGAAAAGGCTCCCTTGTTTTATTGAAGACGGATGGTTCAACAACATTGCCTGACTTCACCGGATGGTCCAAAAAAATGGTGTTTTCCTTTACCTTGTTATCGGGCTTGGATATCCGCATGAATGGTGACGGTTATGTCATTGAACAAAGCTTATCGCAAGGGACGGTCGTCGGACCCGAGGATCCACTCGTCATTCACTTGCAGCCTCCTTCGGAACAGTATAAGCCGAAAGAGGAGCAGGCGGAGGAGGAAACTATTATCGGAGGTTGA
- the ftsL gene encoding cell division protein FtsL, which produces MALEQRKFQTTYVRELETPEVPKNAPKTKPSRRIFSVGEKFLFVLVASLLVLCATTILHTQAQINDTNKEVQLLNKEIEETTKKNMELSIQVKEKSTYERIWEKAKELGLDLNENNVKVVPGR; this is translated from the coding sequence ATGGCACTAGAACAGAGAAAATTTCAGACAACCTATGTACGCGAACTTGAAACACCGGAAGTACCGAAAAACGCACCGAAGACAAAGCCTTCCCGTCGGATTTTCTCCGTCGGGGAAAAATTCTTATTCGTGCTTGTCGCCTCCCTGCTCGTACTTTGTGCAACAACGATTTTACATACGCAGGCTCAGATCAATGACACGAATAAGGAAGTGCAATTGCTGAACAAAGAAATTGAAGAAACTACAAAAAAGAATATGGAATTGTCCATCCAAGTAAAAGAAAAATCCACATATGAGCGCATATGGGAAAAAGCGAAGGAACTCGGCTTGGATCTGAACGAGAACAACGTAAAGGTCGTGCCTGGACGATGA
- the rsmH gene encoding 16S rRNA (cytosine(1402)-N(4))-methyltransferase RsmH, which yields MFQHTTVLLHEAVEGLNIKNDGIYVDCTLGGAGHSREIAKQLAEGGRLICFDQDLTAIEAAKETLREYLPNVTFIHSNFRNLKTELEKIGVDGLDGILYDLGVSSPQLDTPERGFSYHHDAPLDMRMDQDAPLTAYDIVNEWPYEELVRIFFRYGEEKFSKQIARKIEEARKHSPIRTTTELAELIKSGIPAATRRTGGHPAKRVFQAIRIAVNDELGAAEQSLTDAITLLNPGGRISVITFHSLEDRLCKTIFKEASSLPDLPPNLPVIPEGMEPVLKLVTRKPIVPTEKEIEENKRARSAKLRVAEKK from the coding sequence ATGTTTCAACACACAACTGTATTACTTCACGAAGCCGTCGAAGGACTGAACATAAAAAACGATGGTATTTATGTGGATTGTACGTTAGGCGGTGCCGGCCACAGCCGTGAGATTGCCAAACAGCTGGCCGAAGGCGGAAGGCTGATCTGTTTCGATCAGGACTTGACTGCTATCGAGGCGGCCAAGGAAACGTTGCGAGAGTATTTGCCGAATGTGACATTCATCCACTCCAACTTCAGAAACCTCAAAACGGAATTGGAGAAGATCGGCGTTGACGGGTTGGATGGCATCCTCTATGATCTCGGGGTTTCGTCCCCGCAACTGGATACGCCCGAACGGGGGTTCAGCTATCATCACGATGCCCCGTTGGACATGAGAATGGATCAGGATGCTCCATTGACGGCATATGACATTGTCAACGAATGGCCTTACGAAGAGCTTGTCCGTATATTCTTCCGCTATGGGGAAGAGAAATTCTCCAAGCAGATCGCACGGAAAATCGAGGAGGCGCGCAAGCACTCACCGATTCGGACGACGACCGAGCTGGCTGAATTGATCAAATCGGGCATTCCGGCGGCGACCCGCCGAACAGGTGGACATCCGGCGAAGCGTGTCTTCCAAGCAATCCGGATTGCGGTCAATGATGAATTGGGTGCCGCAGAACAATCTTTGACGGACGCCATCACATTGCTGAACCCGGGAGGCCGGATCAGTGTAATCACCTTCCATTCATTAGAAGACCGATTGTGCAAAACAATCTTTAAAGAAGCATCTTCCTTACCGGATCTACCACCGAACTTGCCAGTCATTCCAGAGGGGATGGAGCCGGTATTGAAACTGGTCACACGGAAGCCGATCGTGCCCACAGAGAAAGAGATAGAAGAAAATAAAAGGGCAAGGTCAGCAAAACTCAGAGTTGCAGAAAAAAAGTAA
- the mraZ gene encoding division/cell wall cluster transcriptional repressor MraZ produces MFMGEYQHTVDTKGRLIVPSKFREHLGDGFVLTRGLDNCLFGYPMDEWKRLEEKLKALPVTKKDARAFTRFFFSGATEVELDKQGRINIPSSLLQYAKIEKECVVLGVSGRIEVWSKDLWQDYYEDSEQSFNEIAENIIDFDF; encoded by the coding sequence ATGTTCATGGGGGAGTATCAGCACACTGTCGATACAAAGGGCCGCCTGATCGTTCCTTCGAAATTCAGGGAACATCTCGGGGATGGTTTCGTATTGACAAGAGGGCTCGATAATTGCCTCTTTGGCTACCCGATGGATGAATGGAAGCGCTTGGAAGAAAAGCTGAAGGCGCTGCCTGTTACAAAAAAAGATGCCCGCGCGTTCACCCGGTTTTTCTTTTCCGGTGCAACGGAAGTGGAACTGGACAAGCAAGGGCGCATCAACATCCCATCCTCCCTGCTGCAATACGCGAAAATTGAAAAGGAATGCGTCGTCCTCGGAGTTTCCGGCCGGATTGAAGTATGGTCGAAAGACTTGTGGCAAGACTATTATGAGGACTCCGAACAATCCTTCAACGAAATCGCGGAAAATATTATTGACTTTGATTTTTAA
- the bshC gene encoding bacillithiol biosynthesis cysteine-adding enzyme BshC, producing the protein MELQEMTLPIKNKVMQSYQHDHGFVHTFFDYVNKQEAYPERLEELSGRTYRRTELAEVIQSFMEPFGISEAARRHIAELGDKAAVVIGGQQAGIMTGPLYSVHKAITVILLAKKQRVELETPVVPVFWVAGEDHDLNEINHVYTESGGRIAKSQYPENYILKLMASDATYDKKKMESFIREVFGKFGETSYTKRLLDEVLAAVGNEDNFTGFFVRLMNGLFQEEGLLFIDSAYPALRQLESEYFLRFIETSPELARLIHDKEQAFEREGFGTPIMAQEDAAHLFYVHETGRILLSRENGEFVNRASGIRFSKRELLRIAETEPWLLSNNVASRPLMQDMVFPVLAFVGGPGEIAYWAVLKDAFHHLGMKMPIIVPRMSMTLVTPQVNQELEKRSFSVVDVINGAVGKTRESFIESLSDERFESFIVETERLLTEQYGKIAAHLGQEYPTVEKLADKNLGFHLKQLGYLQDKKEEADLLKNDAVLRSFDLLESELFPNGGLQERVYTPYGYMNEYGPYLIQDLLKLPFTIDSSHKVVYL; encoded by the coding sequence ATGGAATTGCAAGAGATGACGCTGCCAATAAAAAATAAAGTGATGCAGTCATATCAACATGATCACGGATTTGTACATACATTTTTTGATTACGTAAATAAGCAAGAGGCTTATCCAGAGCGATTGGAGGAGCTTTCTGGAAGGACCTATCGCCGGACGGAGCTGGCGGAGGTCATCCAATCCTTCATGGAGCCGTTTGGCATCTCGGAAGCCGCCCGCCGCCATATCGCGGAGTTGGGGGACAAAGCGGCGGTCGTCATCGGGGGGCAACAGGCCGGCATCATGACGGGTCCCTTGTATTCCGTGCATAAAGCGATCACGGTCATCCTTCTCGCGAAGAAACAGAGGGTGGAGCTTGAAACCCCGGTCGTTCCGGTATTCTGGGTGGCAGGCGAAGACCACGACCTGAATGAAATCAATCATGTCTATACGGAGTCAGGCGGACGGATTGCGAAAAGCCAATACCCGGAAAATTATATATTGAAGTTGATGGCTTCCGATGCGACCTATGACAAGAAGAAGATGGAGTCGTTTATTCGGGAGGTTTTTGGGAAGTTCGGGGAAACATCCTACACGAAGCGATTATTAGATGAAGTGTTGGCCGCAGTGGGAAATGAAGACAATTTCACCGGCTTCTTCGTGCGTTTGATGAATGGTCTGTTCCAGGAGGAGGGGCTCTTATTCATTGATTCGGCTTATCCGGCGCTGCGCCAATTGGAGTCGGAATACTTTCTTCGATTCATCGAAACTTCTCCGGAGCTCGCGCGTTTGATCCACGATAAGGAACAAGCATTTGAACGAGAGGGGTTCGGGACACCGATCATGGCGCAAGAAGACGCAGCCCATCTTTTTTATGTGCATGAAACGGGGCGGATCCTTCTTTCCAGGGAAAATGGCGAGTTTGTAAACCGTGCTAGCGGCATCCGGTTCTCGAAAAGGGAGTTGCTTCGCATTGCGGAGACGGAACCGTGGCTGCTAAGCAATAATGTAGCCTCTCGTCCGCTGATGCAGGATATGGTATTCCCGGTTTTGGCATTCGTTGGCGGACCCGGAGAAATCGCCTACTGGGCCGTGCTGAAAGACGCGTTCCATCATCTTGGTATGAAAATGCCAATCATCGTCCCCCGGATGTCGATGACGCTCGTCACGCCCCAGGTCAACCAAGAACTGGAGAAGAGATCGTTCTCGGTAGTGGATGTGATAAACGGCGCAGTCGGGAAAACGCGGGAGTCATTCATTGAAAGCTTGTCAGATGAGCGATTCGAGTCATTTATTGTGGAAACGGAAAGACTGCTCACCGAACAATATGGCAAGATCGCAGCCCACCTGGGACAAGAATATCCGACGGTCGAAAAATTGGCCGACAAAAATCTAGGGTTTCATCTAAAACAGCTCGGTTATTTACAAGATAAGAAAGAAGAAGCCGATCTGCTAAAAAATGATGCCGTTCTCCGTTCATTTGATCTGCTTGAGTCCGAGCTGTTTCCGAACGGAGGCTTGCAGGAACGGGTTTACACACCATATGGCTATATGAACGAATATGGGCCGTACCTCATACAGGATTTATTGAAACTGCCATTCACCATCGACAGTTCCCATAAGGTCGTCTATCTGTAA
- a CDS encoding DUF3397 domain-containing protein, which translates to MNEVISGLLGTIILFPLIVTLSYVVIMRKMGRAPAKMMGRAADVTTPFLFFAVYVVAHAIFGDGPGWLISGIALVIAIVLIIIERLRVKEFKILRVLQRAWRLYFLVLSFAYIILIAVGVIKKIVEYVA; encoded by the coding sequence ATGAATGAAGTGATCTCAGGGCTTCTTGGCACGATCATCCTTTTTCCGCTCATCGTCACGCTCTCCTATGTGGTAATCATGCGGAAGATGGGTAGGGCACCCGCCAAGATGATGGGGCGGGCAGCGGATGTCACGACCCCATTCCTATTTTTTGCTGTCTATGTCGTAGCCCATGCAATATTCGGGGATGGGCCTGGGTGGCTCATATCGGGGATTGCCCTCGTGATTGCCATTGTTCTCATCATCATCGAACGGCTTCGGGTGAAAGAATTCAAAATCCTTCGTGTATTGCAGCGTGCATGGCGTCTCTATTTCCTCGTGCTTTCCTTCGCATATATCATTTTGATCGCCGTTGGTGTCATCAAGAAGATTGTCGAGTATGTCGCCTAG